The genomic DNA AGCGACTCCCGGCCTGCCAGGGGATGGGCGTCGGGCAGGACGACGTGCAGGGGGTCGTCGAAGAGTGGCGTCCACACCAGGCTGGAGGTCGGGCCGAGCCGGCCGGGCAGCGGGCCGTCGAAGTGGTAGGCGAGTGCGAGATCCACCGCTCCCTGACGGACCAGCGGGAGGCTGTCTTCGGGCTCGGCCTCCCTGACGTGGACGACGGTGCCGGGGTGGGCGGTGGCCAGGTGAGTGAGCGCGCGGGGCAGGAGGAGCCTGCCCCCGCTGGTGAACGTGGCGATGGTGATCTGGGTGCGGCCGGTGCCGAGTCGATCGACCTGCCGCTGGGCGTGGACGAGCTCCGCGGCCACCGACTCGGCGGCCCCGACCATGATCCGGCCGGCCGGGGTCAGGGTGACTCCGCGGGTACTGCGCGCGACGACCTGGGCTCCGAGACTGCGCTCGAGTGCGGCGACCTGCTGGGAAACGGCCGAGGGCGTGAGGCGGAGCGCTGCCGCCGCCCGGTTGAAGCTGCCGTGTTCGGCCACCGTCCGCAGGACACGGAGCCGCTGCACATCGATCAACAGTAATCCTTAATACGTAGCCAGTAATTGAGCACTTCTGCTGTCGACTGTAGGTGTTCAGGATGGGGGCATGAAGAGGATCTGCGTGATCGGCGGAAGCCGCTATTTCGGCAAGGTTCTGGTGGGGCGCCTGCAGACGGCGGGCCATCGGGTCACGGTGCTCAACCGCGGCTCCGCCCCGCCGCCGGAAGGGACCGAGCACCTCCTTGCCGACCGTGACGACGAGGCCGGTCTGATCGCCGCACTGGGGTCGCGCACCTTCGACGCGGTCGTGGACCAGGTCTGCTACACCCCGGTGCAGGCCGCGATCGCCGCCCGGGCCTTCAGCGGCCGCACCCGGCGCTACGTCATGACCTCCACCATCGAGGTCTACGATCCGGCAACCGCCGCGCTGCCCGCGGTCCCGCCCGGAACACCGGTACCCGAGGAGACGGTCGATCCGGCCGCCTGGCTGGTCCGGACGGACCTGCCCTGGCACGACCCGGCCTACCTCCAGGAGCACTACGCCGAAGGCAAGCGCCAGGCCGAGGCCGTACTGGCCCGGCACAGCGGTTTCGCTTTCGCCACCGTACGCAGCGCCCACGTCCTCGGTGGCGGCGCGGCGGAGTTCACCGGGCGGCTCGCGCACTACACCGAGCACATCAGCCGCGGCACACCGGTCACCGTGCACGCCGGGGCGCTGCCCACGGTCTTCATCCACTACGAGGAACTGGCGGAGCTGCTGCGGTGGGCGGCGACGCTCACCGATGCCACGGGCCCGGTCAACGCCTGCTCCGACGGCCTGCTCGACGTCTACGGCCTCGGTGCCGTCGTGGCGGCGCGGGCCGGCCGGGAGGCCCGGTACCGCAGCGTCGCCGTGGGCGAGCCGGCCTCGCCGTTCTCGTTCGACCGGCACTACGCCATGAGCAACGCCCGCGCGAAAGAACTGGGCTTCTCCTTCTCCCGCACCACCGACTGGCTCCCCGACGCCGTGACCGAAGCCCTGGCCGCCGCCGACGGCGCCTTCGCCTCCTGAGGAACGGACCCCTCCATGCAGAGCCGTACCATCGGCGACACCGTCGTGAGCGCCATCGGCCTGGGCGCCATGCCCCTGTCCATCGAGCACCGACCGGACGAACGGCGGGCCGTCGCCACCGTCCACGCCGCCCTGGACGCCGGTGTCACGCTCATCGACACCGCCGACAGCTACCACTGGCACGCCGGCGAATCCGGCCACAACGAGCTGCTCATCTCCCGGGCCCTGGCCCGCTACGGCGGCGACACCTCCCGCCTGCTCGTCGCCACGAAGGGCGGCCGCGGCCGCCCCGGCGACGGCAGCTGGACCGTGGACGCCGGCCCCGAACACCTCAAACGCGCCGCGGAGGCGTCCTTGAAGCGGCTGGGCGTGGAGTCCATCGGCCTCTACCAACTGCACAAGCCGGACCCGGCCGTGCCCTGGGCGGAGTCCGTGGGCGCGCTGCGGGAGCTGCTCGACGCCGGCACCATCCGGGCCGCCGGGATCTCCAACGTCACCGTCGGCCAGATCCGGGAAGCGCACACGATCCTCGGCCACGGCCTCGTGTCCGTGCAGAACCAGTACTCACCGGCCGTCCGCGACAGTGAGCCCGAGCTGCGGCTGAGCACCCGGTTGGGGCTGGCCTTCCTGCCCTGGAGCCCACTGGGCGGCATCTCACCCAGCTCCCTCGACGGCACTCGCGGCCCGACTGCCGCGGGCACGGCCTTCCACCGCGTCGCGGCCGCGCACGGCGTCAGCCCGCAGCAGGTCGCCCTGGCGTGGCTGCTGACCCGCTCCCCGGCAGTGATCCCGGTACCGGGTGCCAGCCGCCCGGCGTCGATCCTGGACTCCGTCGGGGCCACCGAGCTCGAGCTGAGCGAGGCGGAGCGAAACCGCCTGGACGAGCCTCTGCCCGGCTGAACCGGCACCACGCACGGACGGGGCGGTTTCCGTCACGGTGGACCCGCTCAGTGAGCGGTCGTGGCCGGGACCTTCCACAGCCGTACGCCGTGGTTCGCCCTCGGGTCGTTCGCGGGGCCGTACTGGTCCGGGGCGTCGGAGTCCTCGTCGGGTTCGTCGACGCCCCCGAGGGTGGTGCCGGCGAGGAGGCGTCCGTCGGGGCTGAACGCCAGCTCCTGGATCTTGTCGTAGCCGTAGCCGCTGTCGTCGTCCGACAGGACGGCGCTCGGTTTGCGGTCGGCCAGGTTCCACAGCAGCACCCCGCCGTCGGCGGTGACGGCGAGGCTCCGGCCGTCGGGGCTGAACGCCAGGTCCCGGGCCTGGACGCGGTCGTTGGCGAGGGTGGCCTTCAGGCGGCCGGTGGCCACGTCCCACAGCCGGACGTCGCTGTGCGGCCCGCCGGTGGCGAGGGTCTTGCCGTCGGGGCTGAAGGCGACGGCGTAGGTGACGTCGTCGACGGCGAGGGTGAGGCGGGGGTCGCCCTGTCCGTAGGGCTTCGGGTCGATCCGGGTCACGTCCCACAGCTTGACCGGCTCGTGGTCCGGGAACCTGCGCTTGTCGGAGGGGTCGCCGACGGTCGCGAGGGTCTTCCCGTCGGGGCTGAACGCCACGTCCATCGTGCGCACCTCCTGGGTGAAGTGGGCGCGCGCGTCCTCGCTGCGGCTGTCGACGTCCCACAGCTCGGAGCCGACGATGTTGCCGAAGGCGATCCGCTTGCCGTCGGGGCTGAGGGCGAGGGCGTAGGTGTGTTCCTTGATGCGGCGGATCTCCCGTCGCCCCGCCACGTCCCAGACGCCGACCAGGTTGTTGTAGGTCCTCGCGGCCAGCGTCTTCCCGTCGGCGCTGAAGGTCACGTTGAGGATGCTCATCGGCTCCCCCCGCCAGTCCTTCTCGGTGAGGGTGGCGCGCACCTTGCGCGTGGTGACGTCCCAGAGCCTGATCCTGCCGTCCTCGCCGCCGGTGGCGAGCGTCCTGCCGTCCCGGTCGAACGCGATGCCGGTGCTCCCCTTGGCGAAGATGTCGGTCGCCGCGACCACGGGGTAGGGCTGTTTGCTCTTCGGGGGCTTCCCGGACGAGGGCAGCAGCGTCACGACCAGGACGACGACCAGCGCGATGGCAGCGACGACGCCGAGCAGGGCGGCGTACGGCGGCGTGGACGGGGGCGCGGGATCGGTGTCCGGGGCCGGGGTACGCGCCGGGGCGGTGGCGGTGGGCGCGTCCGGGCCGGTCGCCGGGGGCGTGGAGACGACGGTGGGGGTACGGCCGTCATCGAACTCCCCGTTCGCGGCCCGGCCGCAGAGCCGGATCACCTCGGCGGGCGTCGGCCGCCGGGCCGGGTCCTTCTCCAGGCAGAGCGCGACGACGCCGCGCACGGACTCGGGGCAGCCTTCGAGGTCCGGCGCCGCCTCCAGGATCCGGTACGCCACCGCGGGGTCGCTGCCGCCGCCGAACGCGAGCCGTCCGGTGGCGGCGAAGTGGGCGACGAGACCGAGCGCGAAGACGTCACCGGCCTCGGTCACCTCCTGCCCCCGGATGTACTCGGGCGCCATGTAGGCCGGGGTTCCGGCGCGCATGCCGGTGGCGGTCAGGGCGGTGTGGTCGGCGGCGCGGGCGATGCCGAAGTCGATGACCTTGGGTCCGTCGGCGGTGAGGACGATGTTGGAGGGCTTCAGGTCGCGGTGGATCACTCCGGCGGCGTGGATCGTCTCCAGCGCCTCGGCGACCCCGGCCGTCAGCGCGAGCACCTCGGCGGCGGGCAGCGGCCCCCGTTCACCGACGGCCTGCTGGAGGGAGGGCCCGGGGGCGTAGGCCGTGGCGAGCCAGGGTTCGTCGGCCTCCAGGTCGGCCGCGACCACGGGCACGGTGTAGAGCCCCTGGACGCGCCGGGCCGCCGCGACCTCCAGCGCGAACCGCCTGCGGAACTCCGGGTCGGCGGCGTACGCACGGTGGACGACCTTGACGGCCACGGCACTCCCGGCGGGCGTACGTCCGAGGTAGACGCGGCCCATCCCGCCCTCGCCCAGCAGCCGCTCCAGCCGGTAGGGACCGATCTCCGCCGGTATGTCACCAGCGGCAGGGTCCGACCTACGGTCCGTCATCCCGCGAGCGCTTCGGTGGATGCGGTGCAGCGGATCATGACTCTCCCCAGCCTCTGCTCGACGAAGGCTCGCGGCCCTGGGCGGCGAACCTGCGCCCGGATCATTCCACAACCGATGTGTCACACCCCAGGGCCGGGGTCCGGCCCCCGGATCGGTCCCGGAAAACCCGTGAATCTCCACAGAGATCATCAGCCGGCCGCACCGCCGGGGTGCGTCCGCCGCCCACCTGGCGGGCCGAGCGAGTCATGCTCGCCGGGAGCCTCCGCGCCTCGGGGGGCGGTGTGAAGATCGGGACGCTTTCCCTGACCGCATTCACACACTCGTGCATGCGGCGACGCCGTGCGGCGGAGGCCGACGACTCGACGATGGTGGACCGTTCGGCCCCGTGCTTTGATCGGTGCGCGGCACGCCGGTGGCCCGTGCCGGAGGCCCCCAACTCCGGACCCGGGCATGCGCACCGCACCGCTCTCCCTTCCCCAGACTTCCCCCAGAAAGGAACAGACCTGCCATGAACACTGTCCCCCAGGTCGAAACCGCCGAGATCTCCGACGCCGACCTGGACCGGGTCTCCGGCGGCATCGGCCTCACCGCGGGCACGGCCCTCGTCGCGGGCGACGGCGCGTTCGCCGCCGGCCTCCACGCGGAGTCCGGCCCGTTCGCCCTCACCGGCGGCCTCGGCGTCTCGGCTCCCTTCGGCGGTGCGGCGGCCCACGCCCACACGACGAGCGTCTGAGCTGACCGCAGCCCCGCACCACACCGGGCCCCGGACCACCGCGTCCGGGGCCCGGTTCGCGTGCCAGGCAACCGGGTTGTCCAAAGGGCTGCGTTGCCCGAGTGTCCGGAACTACCGTCTCGGCAGGAGTTTGCGGGCTGATGTGAGGAGACCTCATGCTGACGCCGGTCGCGGACGGTGTGCTGGTACACCAGAGCGAGTTGCTGCGGAACAACACCGTGGTCGTGCAGGGCGAGGCCGGTGTGCTGGTCGTCGATCCCGGGTTGACGACCAGCGAGATGGGCTGCCTGGCGGAGGACCTTCGCCGGTTGGGCCAGCCCGTCGTGGCAGGTTTTGCGACGCATCCGGATTGGGATCACGCGTTGTGGCACGCCGAACTCGGGCAGGTGCCGCGTTACGGCACGGCCCGCTGTTCGGCGTACCTGCGAGAGCTCCGCTCGGAAGAGGGGTGGAAGGCTCGCGTCGCAGAAGGGCTGCCGCCGGAAATCGCCGAAGAGACACCGTTGGAACTGTTCGGTCTCATCGTGGGGTTGCCCGCTGGAGCGGAGCTGATTCCGTGGAACGGGCCTGAGGTACGGGTGATCGAACATCCGGCTCATGCTCCGGGCCATGCGGCGCTGTTGGTCGAGGATCGCGGGGTGCTTGTCGCCGGCGACATGCTGTCCGATCTCTTCGTTCCGATGCTCGACGACACGGAGCATCCGGTTGAGGACTATCTCACCGGGCTACGACTCCTGGAGAAGGTGGCGGACGACGTCGAAGTGCTCGTGCCGGGGCACGGAGCCGTCGCCCTCGCCGATCAGGTCCGGGTGCGGATCGGTCAGGACCGGGAGTATCTGCACGCGCTGAGGGACGGCCGCGCTCCGGACGACCCGAGGCTCGGGCCTTCGGTCGAGCCCGGCTGGGAGTGGGTGAACGACATCCACGAAGGCCAGGCCGCGAGGATGGCGCGACGAGGCGAACAGAACGGCGCCGATGGCTAGTCGGCAGGGGCCGTTCGGCGCGGCGGCCGGGGGGAGGGAACGCGTGGTGCGGGAGTGCTGGTTCTGCGGGGAGGAGACTCCACCGTCGTGGCACGACCACGTCCTGGGGTTGCACAAGGACACGGACACCACCATGACCCCGTTCATCATCGTCCTGCGCTCCACCTGGCGGATGGAAATCGTGTCCGTGCCACGCTGCGCCCGCTGCCACACCGGACACCAGTTGGAACGGACCGCGGCGGTACTCTCCGTCGCCGCGTTGATCGCCTACGCCGCCAGTGGCCAGCTGGACCGGCTGCTGGGCATCCTGTCGCCCTCGACCGGGGAGCGGGTGGTCGCGGCGATCTGGGCGGCCGTCGCCTGCCTGCCGGGGCTCGTCTGGATCGCGATCCGCCTGGGCCGGCTGCCGTGGCAGCGCCTGGCGCCCCGCCGCATGGGCTACGCCCGCCACCACCCGGAGTACCTGGAACTCCGGGCGGACGGCTGGAAGCCCAGGGCGGGACCTCTCCACTACTGGCGAAGCCCGCCCAACCCCCATCACCCTCCGCCCGCGAATCGCCCCCGGCGGCTGATCGGGGGCTCCTTCGAGCTGCTCGGAGCAGCCTGCGGACTCGCCGTCCCCGTCGCCTATTTCCAGGGCTACGAAGAACTGGCCGGAGTCCTCATCGCGGCAACGGCCGGGCTGCTCTTCGTGGCCTCGAAGGTCAAACCCGAGGACTGACCGCGCCCGGCCAGGCCACGAACATCGTCCACGTCGCCGATTCGACGGCGAGGCGGGGGCCGTCGGGGCGCTTGGAGTCGCGGATGTGGATGGTGGCGGGGGCTATCGCGACCTCGACGCAGTCGCTGGGATTGCTGGTATCGCTGTAACTGCTCTTGAACCAGGCCAGGTCGGCGAGGTGTGCAGGTGTGTCCTTACCGGTCATGTCTCCCCCAGCAGTTGTTCGATGAAGGCCGCTGATTCCCGGGCGGGCAGCGCCTCGGCTCGGATACTGCCATAGCGCAGTTCGAGGATGCGCAGCTGCCGGGGGTCCGCGACAGGCCGACCGCCGAACTCGTCGTCGGCCCGGCCGACCGCCGTGCCGTCTTCAAACTTGAGTACCTGCATGCGTCCTCCTCCCGGATGGTCGCCGCGGGACGTAGGCATCACCTGGATCTCCACGTGCCGCATTTGCTGCACTTCCAGCAGGTGTTCGAGCTGGCGCCGCAGAACCATCATGCCTCCCACGGGACGCCTGAGGGTCGCCTCCTCCTGGACAAAACTGAGTTCCGGGGCCGGATCCCGTTCGAGCATCGCCCTGCGCCCCATCCGTGCGGCGAGGGCGCTCTCCATCTCGTCGTCGGTGAGGGCAGGTCGCCGCCTGCCGAGCAGTGCGCGCGCGTACTCCTCGGTCTGGAGAAGCCCGTGCAGGCTGTAGCTGCCGTACGAAAGCGACTCGACGGCTCGCGACTCCATCTTCGCCAGGTCCCGCACCTGCTTGGGATACCGGACCCTCTTCACGTCCTCCCACGCCGCAGCGATGAGGCCGCCCGCGTCGAGGACCTGGTCCGCCTTCTCCAGGTACTCCCGCCGGGGGATCCGCTTCCCGCCCTCGACCTTGTAGACCAGGTCCTCCCCGTAACCGACCGCCACCCCGAAGTCGCCCGCCCGCATGCCCACCGCCTCGCGGCGCAGTTTCAGCTGCCTCCCCACGGTGGTGAGGACGGCCACGCCCCACTCGTCGTCCGGGTCGACCTCCCAACCCAGCTCGTCCGCCTCGCCGTTCACCGGCATCCGCACCCCTCCGTCGTACGCGTCCTATCGCGATGGGCGTCACGTTAGACGCAGAGGCAACGCAGGGTGACGGGATACGGGCACCCTGTCACTCGGACGTGCGGCACCGTTCCCGGCGGCGTCAGCGGGCCGCGCCGTGCGTCAGCGAGGTCAGGATCTCCTCGGCGTGCGTCCACAGCAGGGCCCCGCCGATGCCGGGGACGACGTTGCGGCGGGCGCCGGGGATGCGGGAGGCGAGCAGGGCGCCGTTGTCGGGCGAGTGTGCGGTGTCGTGCTCGCCGTACCAGATGTCGACGGGCAGGGCGAGGGAGCCGAGGGCGAAGGGCCACCGTCCCAGGGCCAGGACCGTGTCGCGGGCGTAGCCGGCCGCCGCGCCCCGGGCGAATCCCTCGGCGAGGGCGCGGCGGTAGGCGGCGGAGAAGCCGGGGTCCCGGTACACGGCGAGGTCGGAGTCCGGGCTGCCGTCCATGACCAGGTCCCACATCCTCTCGGCGTCGAAAGCCGCGAAGAACTCCTCGGCGCCCGAGGGGTCGTGCACCGCGCGTTCGGTCAACGCACGCAGTTCGGCGGGCAGTACGGCGGCGAACTCGGGGGCCGCCACCTCGTCGGCGGCCGACACCAGGGCCAGCGCGGAGGCGAGGCCCGCCTCCGCGCAGGCGAGGGCGAACGGAGCGCCCTGCGAGTTGCCGACCACGGCGGGACGGTCGAAGCCGCGCCGGGCGCACAACTCCCGCACGTCGGCGGCGAAGTCGGCGAAGGTTCGGCCGGGTGCGGGCGTGGACGCGCCCAGGCCGGGCCGGTCGACGGAGACGAGTCGGATGCCGAGGGCGGCCACGGCACCGGGGCCGAAGCCGAGGCGTCGGCTGGTGGCCGCGCCGGGGCACAGCAGAACCGGCGTGCCTTCCTGCGGGCCCCACTCGGCCCAGCCGAGCAGGCGTCCGTCCGGCAGCCGCGTCTCACCGAGGCGGGCGGGGGTGGCGGTGTGGACGATCATGGTCCCCATCATGCTGCGGGGGCGGGCCGCTCCGCACCGCCCTTTCCGCCGACGCGCGCCGGGCGGGCGCCCGTCACCGCCGTACCGCCTCCACCGCCTCCGGCACGTGCCCCGCGACCACGCGCTCACGGCTGGGCGCCGGTGCGGTGGCGGTGCGGCGGCGGTCCACCGCCCGTGCCGTGCCCGCGACCGCGAGACCGAGGACCGCCAGGGCCGCGCCCGCCGTCGCCGGGGAGGTGACCCCGAATCCGGCGGCCAGGGCGAGGCCGCCGATCCAGGCGCCGCCGGCGTTGGCGAGGTTGAAGGCGGCCTGGTTGGCGGAGGAGGCCAGGGAGGGGGCCGCGGCGGCCTTCTCCATCACCATGAGCTGGAGGGGCGAGCCGGTGACGAAGGCGGCCATCCCGAGCAGGGCCACCGACACCGCGGCCGTGACCGGCGTGCGCATCAGCAGGGGGAAGGACGCCAGCACGACGACCAGGGAGGCGAGGCCGCCGAAGAGGGTGCCGCGCAGGGAGTGGTCGGCCAGGCGTCCGCCGAGCAGGTTGCCCGCGGTGGCGCCGACGCCGAAGAGGGCCAGCAGCAGCGTCACGCTGGTCTCGGCGAACCCGGCGGCGTCGGTCAGCATCGGCGTGATGTAGCTGTACGCGGCGAAGAGCGCGCCGAAGCCCGCGACCGTCGTGCCGAGCGCCAGCCAGACCGGCAGGGAGCGCAGGGCGGCCAGTTCGCCGCGCAGGCCGGTGGTGGGAGCGGGGGCGCTGTCTCGCGGGATCAGGAGGGCCAGCGCCGCGATCGCCGCCACGCCGATCACGCTCACGCCGAGGAAGGTGGCCCGCCAGCCGAGCTGCTGGCCCATCGCGGTGGCGGCGGGGACGCCGACGATGTTCGCGACGGTGAGACCGAGGAACATCAGGGAGACGGAGCGGGCCCTGCGTTCCGGCCCGACCATGCCGGTGGCGACGACCGCGCCGACGCCGAAGAAGGCGCCGTGCGGCAGGCCGCTGACGAAGCGGGCGGCCAGGAGGGAGACCTCGCCGGGGGCGACGGCCGACAGGGCGTTGCCGAGGACGAAGAGCGCCATGAGGGCGATCAGGACGGTGCGGCGGGACATCCGGGCCGTGGCCGCCGCGAGCAGCGGGGCGCCGACGACGACGCCGAGCGCGTAGGCGGAGACGAGGTGACCG from Streptomyces sp. CB09001 includes the following:
- a CDS encoding alpha/beta fold hydrolase, encoding MIVHTATPARLGETRLPDGRLLGWAEWGPQEGTPVLLCPGAATSRRLGFGPGAVAALGIRLVSVDRPGLGASTPAPGRTFADFAADVRELCARRGFDRPAVVGNSQGAPFALACAEAGLASALALVSAADEVAAPEFAAVLPAELRALTERAVHDPSGAEEFFAAFDAERMWDLVMDGSPDSDLAVYRDPGFSAAYRRALAEGFARGAAAGYARDTVLALGRWPFALGSLALPVDIWYGEHDTAHSPDNGALLASRIPGARRNVVPGIGGALLWTHAEEILTSLTHGAAR
- a CDS encoding serine/threonine-protein kinase, which translates into the protein MTDRRSDPAAGDIPAEIGPYRLERLLGEGGMGRVYLGRTPAGSAVAVKVVHRAYAADPEFRRRFALEVAAARRVQGLYTVPVVAADLEADEPWLATAYAPGPSLQQAVGERGPLPAAEVLALTAGVAEALETIHAAGVIHRDLKPSNIVLTADGPKVIDFGIARAADHTALTATGMRAGTPAYMAPEYIRGQEVTEAGDVFALGLVAHFAATGRLAFGGGSDPAVAYRILEAAPDLEGCPESVRGVVALCLEKDPARRPTPAEVIRLCGRAANGEFDDGRTPTVVSTPPATGPDAPTATAPARTPAPDTDPAPPSTPPYAALLGVVAAIALVVVLVVTLLPSSGKPPKSKQPYPVVAATDIFAKGSTGIAFDRDGRTLATGGEDGRIRLWDVTTRKVRATLTEKDWRGEPMSILNVTFSADGKTLAARTYNNLVGVWDVAGRREIRRIKEHTYALALSPDGKRIAFGNIVGSELWDVDSRSEDARAHFTQEVRTMDVAFSPDGKTLATVGDPSDKRRFPDHEPVKLWDVTRIDPKPYGQGDPRLTLAVDDVTYAVAFSPDGKTLATGGPHSDVRLWDVATGRLKATLANDRVQARDLAFSPDGRSLAVTADGGVLLWNLADRKPSAVLSDDDSGYGYDKIQELAFSPDGRLLAGTTLGGVDEPDEDSDAPDQYGPANDPRANHGVRLWKVPATTAH
- a CDS encoding MFS transporter produces the protein MPLALLALAVGAFGIGTTEFVMMGLLPDVADDLGISIPTAGHLVSAYALGVVVGAPLLAAATARMSRRTVLIALMALFVLGNALSAVAPGEVSLLAARFVSGLPHGAFFGVGAVVATGMVGPERRARSVSLMFLGLTVANIVGVPAATAMGQQLGWRATFLGVSVIGVAAIAALALLIPRDSAPAPTTGLRGELAALRSLPVWLALGTTVAGFGALFAAYSYITPMLTDAAGFAETSVTLLLALFGVGATAGNLLGGRLADHSLRGTLFGGLASLVVVLASFPLLMRTPVTAAVSVALLGMAAFVTGSPLQLMVMEKAAAAPSLASSANQAAFNLANAGGAWIGGLALAAGFGVTSPATAGAALAVLGLAVAGTARAVDRRRTATAPAPSRERVVAGHVPEAVEAVRR
- a CDS encoding aldo/keto reductase; protein product: MQSRTIGDTVVSAIGLGAMPLSIEHRPDERRAVATVHAALDAGVTLIDTADSYHWHAGESGHNELLISRALARYGGDTSRLLVATKGGRGRPGDGSWTVDAGPEHLKRAAEASLKRLGVESIGLYQLHKPDPAVPWAESVGALRELLDAGTIRAAGISNVTVGQIREAHTILGHGLVSVQNQYSPAVRDSEPELRLSTRLGLAFLPWSPLGGISPSSLDGTRGPTAAGTAFHRVAAAHGVSPQQVALAWLLTRSPAVIPVPGASRPASILDSVGATELELSEAERNRLDEPLPG
- a CDS encoding LysR family transcriptional regulator — encoded protein: MIDVQRLRVLRTVAEHGSFNRAAAALRLTPSAVSQQVAALERSLGAQVVARSTRGVTLTPAGRIMVGAAESVAAELVHAQRQVDRLGTGRTQITIATFTSGGRLLLPRALTHLATAHPGTVVHVREAEPEDSLPLVRQGAVDLALAYHFDGPLPGRLGPTSSLVWTPLFDDPLHVVLPDAHPLAGRESLDIAELAAEPWVLGCLKTEAYLRRYAERAGFDPEVRSTTTDYFFARSLVAAGLGISLIPSIAQTPPVAGVRTVPVVPPAPTRHVGVATIHRRGLPQVVTMVGALQRQAAVLDRTDPHPTA
- a CDS encoding MBL fold metallo-hydrolase gives rise to the protein MLTPVADGVLVHQSELLRNNTVVVQGEAGVLVVDPGLTTSEMGCLAEDLRRLGQPVVAGFATHPDWDHALWHAELGQVPRYGTARCSAYLRELRSEEGWKARVAEGLPPEIAEETPLELFGLIVGLPAGAELIPWNGPEVRVIEHPAHAPGHAALLVEDRGVLVAGDMLSDLFVPMLDDTEHPVEDYLTGLRLLEKVADDVEVLVPGHGAVALADQVRVRIGQDREYLHALRDGRAPDDPRLGPSVEPGWEWVNDIHEGQAARMARRGEQNGADG
- a CDS encoding helix-turn-helix transcriptional regulator is translated as MPVNGEADELGWEVDPDDEWGVAVLTTVGRQLKLRREAVGMRAGDFGVAVGYGEDLVYKVEGGKRIPRREYLEKADQVLDAGGLIAAAWEDVKRVRYPKQVRDLAKMESRAVESLSYGSYSLHGLLQTEEYARALLGRRRPALTDDEMESALAARMGRRAMLERDPAPELSFVQEEATLRRPVGGMMVLRRQLEHLLEVQQMRHVEIQVMPTSRGDHPGGGRMQVLKFEDGTAVGRADDEFGGRPVADPRQLRILELRYGSIRAEALPARESAAFIEQLLGET
- a CDS encoding DUF397 domain-containing protein, which encodes MTGKDTPAHLADLAWFKSSYSDTSNPSDCVEVAIAPATIHIRDSKRPDGPRLAVESATWTMFVAWPGAVSPRV
- a CDS encoding NAD-dependent epimerase/dehydratase family protein, encoding MKRICVIGGSRYFGKVLVGRLQTAGHRVTVLNRGSAPPPEGTEHLLADRDDEAGLIAALGSRTFDAVVDQVCYTPVQAAIAARAFSGRTRRYVMTSTIEVYDPATAALPAVPPGTPVPEETVDPAAWLVRTDLPWHDPAYLQEHYAEGKRQAEAVLARHSGFAFATVRSAHVLGGGAAEFTGRLAHYTEHISRGTPVTVHAGALPTVFIHYEELAELLRWAATLTDATGPVNACSDGLLDVYGLGAVVAARAGREARYRSVAVGEPASPFSFDRHYAMSNARAKELGFSFSRTTDWLPDAVTEALAAADGAFAS